The segment CCCTGATGCCAAATTCATCTTCATCGTCCCATGAGTCTGAGTCCGAGTCTTCTGAGCTTCCCTTATCATGAATGGCAGAAGCAGTTCGCATGAGAAGATGGTGCACAATATTGCCTCCAGAACTCTCTCCAACCAGAAACACGTTCCTAAAATCGGCATAGGCGTTTAACCAGGGGTCAGATTGAGAGAGCGAGGACCGAAGCCATTGAAGTACTTCCATGCAGTCATCGTAGGCAGCGGGAAGACAAAACTCTGGAGCCAATCTGTAATTCACAGAAACGACTATGGCTCCAATGGTGGCAGCCAACTTCAGACAAAAATGGTGGGAGGCAATAAAAGCAGGTGAAAGGAAACAAAATCCCCCGCCATGAAAATAGAGCAAAAGGGGTAATTTGGAGACGGTGGCAATTGGAAGGTAGATTCTGACCCAAATGCCAAGTTCCTCGTTTATTACGACATCTCTGCTGGCAACACCACCATCCTCAGCAACAGGCTTTTCAGAAGGAGGAAcattcattatcagatgatggtctGTGCGAACGATGGATCCATCGTCGTACAGTTTAAGGACCCCCGCAAAGTCTTCCACCAAATTCTgcacttcattttcattttccttttttgcTACTGCTTGTAGGCCCATCTCCAGCTTTTAACTTTAGATTTGCCTTTTCAATATCTCCAGCCTTTCAAGAACATCTATTTATAGCCCTATGACTTCCTCCTCGCAGCCCAAGGATGTTTGGACGATATTGTAATGCCCACTTTGTTTGAACGTTGACAATGCCGCTCATATCCTATTGACACAAAGTACAAAGATTTCAAGCCTGGGCAAACGCACTCATTTCTTTATCATGCCTGCCATTTTCACTTTCTTATTGCTTCACATTGCAATCCATTTTGACCACATAATAGCTTTCATCTGCAAAATAATTGTTTTTAACAAATGTTGCTTGTCAATTGGCCCTTTGTTCCACTTGATTGACCGGCGAAGGTAAGTGCGGTTGAATGGACTCGAATTCCACCTGGTTCGTTGTATGATTTGCCACCACAATTTTCAAGAGTCACTGTTAGTAGATCATAAAGACGTCTGAAAAgagattatgttttatttttatttttttcccaacactgaaacaaaaaa is part of the Cryptomeria japonica chromosome 10, Sugi_1.0, whole genome shotgun sequence genome and harbors:
- the LOC131064816 gene encoding probable carboxylesterase 15, whose protein sequence is MGLQAVAKKENENEVQNLVEDFAGVLKLYDDGSIVRTDHHLIMNVPPSEKPVAEDGGVASRDVVINEELGIWVRIYLPIATVSKLPLLLYFHGGGFCFLSPAFIASHHFCLKLAATIGAIVVSVNYRLAPEFCLPAAYDDCMEVLQWLRSSLSQSDPWLNAYADFRNVFLVGESSGGNIVHHLLMRTASAIHDKGSSEDSDSDSWDDEDEFGIRGAILLQPFFGAQERTQSEILCPAGAEVNVQLCDTLWRLSLPIGSSRDHPFSNPVKYLQLELPLPPMLVVLGGKDCLCDRGVEYYEAIHNSSKCKRIDLMLFDGEEHGFYHAYSVKEEENEEAHNVNTTRLMRQAALFVSSNRAK